From the Pseudomonas baltica genome, one window contains:
- a CDS encoding multidrug efflux SMR transporter: MTAYYYLAIAICAEVIATVSMKAVKGFSTPLPLILVILGYATAFWMLTLVVRSIPVGVAYAVWAGMGIVMVSIAALFIYGQKLDVPAMLGMGLIVCGVVVIQLFSNTAGH, encoded by the coding sequence ATGACTGCCTACTACTATCTTGCGATCGCCATCTGCGCCGAAGTGATCGCTACCGTCTCGATGAAAGCCGTCAAGGGTTTCAGCACACCGCTGCCGCTGATCCTGGTCATCCTCGGCTATGCCACGGCGTTCTGGATGCTCACGCTGGTGGTGCGCAGCATTCCGGTGGGCGTCGCCTACGCGGTGTGGGCGGGCATGGGCATCGTCATGGTCAGCATCGCGGCGTTGTTCATCTATGGGCAGAAGCTCGATGTGCCGGCGATGCTGGGGATGGGGCTGATCGTCTGCGGGGTGGTGGTCATTCAGTTGTTTTCGAATACGGCGGGGCATTGA